Part of the Vagococcus teuberi genome, ATAACATATTAGATGGAACGTTTTTATTTTGAACGATAAAGAATTGGCTACCATTTGTGTTTGGGCCTGCATTTGCCATTGATAAAGCTCCTCTTAAGTTGAATACATCTTTAGAGAACTCATCTTCAAATTTTTCACCGTAGATGCTTTCGCCACCCATACCAGTTCCTGTTGGGTCCCCACCTTGAATCATAAAATCAGGAATAACACGATGGAAAATTACACCATTATAATATCCTTTTTTACTTAATTCAATAAAGTTCTTAACTGTTTTAGGGGCTTGTTCTGGGAATAAAGCGACTTTGATATCACCTCTATTTGTTTTAATTGTTGCTGTTACTTTAGCATTTTCTAAATCTAATTGTGGAAATGTTGTCATGTTAATTCCTCCTAATATTTCTATTTATCAAGTATACTTCTTACTTTTGTTGTTAACAAGTCAATTGCAACTTGATTTTTTCCGCCTTCTGGAACAATAATATCAGCATATTTTTTTGTTGGTTCAATAAACTGTTGATGCATTGGTTTAACAACACTT contains:
- a CDS encoding peptidylprolyl isomerase, whose amino-acid sequence is MTTFPQLDLENAKVTATIKTNRGDIKVALFPEQAPKTVKNFIELSKKGYYNGVIFHRVIPDFMIQGGDPTGTGMGGESIYGEKFEDEFSKDVFNLRGALSMANAGPNTNGSQFFIVQNKNVPSNMLSQLEGAGFPEEIIEAYNNGGTPWLDFRHTVFGHVIEGMDVVDEIAGVSRDSQDRPMHDVTIDEVLIEE